One segment of Purpureocillium takamizusanense chromosome 7, complete sequence DNA contains the following:
- a CDS encoding uncharacterized protein (EggNog:ENOG503NUDX), with amino-acid sequence MMMSMLPLPWHLKTGPFPGFPPVTPCLLLPDSSHHPLVLTAATLRHILSVVAHCYLLPSPLVHIRSHSFIAPWKPIVTMDPKPVFAVTHPRACSTAFERVFMTRRDVLDSQHEPFGDAFYYGPEFLSDRYRDDPATRAAHPQSDQTYKSILDHFAEVEKQGKRVFIKDMAYYLFPPEGQPTKIAESLGGGEEPGNPTVIPLDVLRQFHFTFLIRHPRRSIPSYYRCVIPPLNEITGWNDFMPSETGYEELVRLFDYLIEQDIVDKDHLTVLDADDLLDSPEAMIKLYCERTGIEFDPKMLVWDQEDKEHAAKLFAKWNGFHDDVLGTDRLMARTHAQKTSTVESENKEWTDKYGPEAQKLIRELVDANIPHYDYLKQFCLKV; translated from the exons atgatgatgtcgatgcTGCCACTGCCATGGCATTTAAAAACAGGCCCTTTCCCTGGCTTTCCCCCTGTGACGCCATGTCTTCTCCTTCCTGATTCCTCCCATCATCCCCTCGTGTTGACTGCGGCTACCCTCAGGCACATCCTTTCTGTTGTTGCCCATTGCTACCTACTACCATCGCCACTCGTACATATACGCAGCCATTCATTCATTGCACCGTGGAAACCAATCGTCACCATGGATCCCAAACCAGTCTTCGCCGTCACTCACCCACGGGCCTGCTCTACGGCCTTTGAACGG GTCTTCATGACGCGCCGTGATGTGCTTGATAGCCAGCACGAGCCCTTTGGCGACGCCTTCTACTACGGGCCCGAGTTCCTGAGCGACCGCTACAGGGACGACCCGGCTACCCGTGCTGCCCACCCCCAGTCGGATCAGACCTACAAGTCCATTCTTGATCACTTTGCGGAGGTTGAAAAACAG GGCAAGCGCGTCTTCATCAAGGACATGGCGTACTACCTCTTCCCGCCCGAGGGCCAGCCCACAAAGATTGCCGAgtccctgggcggcggcgaagagccTGGCAACCCTACTGTCATTCCTCTCGACGTCTTGCGGCAATTCCACTTCACCTTTCTCAtccgccaccctcgccgctcAATCCCCTCATACTACCGCTGCGTGATCCCGCCCCTCAACGAGATCACCGGCTGGAACGACTTTATGCCGAGCGAGACGGGCTACGAGGAGCTCGTCCGGCTCTTCGACTACCTCATCGAGCAGGACATCGTCGACAAGGACCACCTGACGGTCCTCGATGCCGATGATCTGCTCGACAGCCCCGAGGCCATGATCAAGCTCTATTGCGAGCGCACGGGCATCGAGTTCGACCCGAAGATGCTTGTCTGGGACcaggaggacaaggagcaTGCCGCCAAGCTGTTTGCCAAGTGGAACGGCttccacgacgacgtcctcggcaccGATCGGCTCATGGCCAGGACACACGCCCAG AAGACATCGACGGTCGAGTCTGAGAACAAGGAGTGGACCGACAAGTACGGCCCCGAGGCGCAGAAGCTCATCCGAGAGCTTGTCGACGCCAACATCCCGCATTATGATTACCTGAAGCAATTTTGCCTGAAAGTCTGA
- a CDS encoding uncharacterized protein (COG:S~EggNog:ENOG503P4VN), whose product MNAPPRTRLDRLPGFLRACVRQVHSNRRKQPPKGFERPEGHGEKIWVFSHRRSDQVIYSLKERLDGFHGLKQLPFNGKKTKPAKLRKDYWSPLAMIQFPAGQGAIGRSVFQKLRELKHLHEVAWTDDFRYKRPDEFTAADKKKIAQEKEKGIEYRPVRSKQERGVALNEQKANAIADMAVVLAGQGAGNKVIADEPVDGDRPLVEVSVSWANDQDKEFAESWSANVTHDLFEQPSYSSNLDATPPVETKAA is encoded by the exons ATGAatgcgccgccgaggacacgGCTCGACCGGTTGCCGGGCTTTTTGAGGGCATGCGTTCGGCAAGTCCATTCTAACCGGCGAAAACAGCCCCCGAAGGGCTTCGAACGCCCcgagggccatggcgagAAGATTTGGGTGTTTAGCCATCGCCGGTCAGACCAGGTCATCTACAGCCTCAAGGAGAGACTAGAC GGATTCCACGGCCTCAAGCAATTGCCCTTCAATGGCAAGAAGACGAAGCCCGCCAAGCTCCGCAAGGACTACTGGTCGCCGCTCGCCATGATCCAGTTccccgccggccagggcgccaTCGGCCGCTCCGTCTTCCagaagctgcgcgagctcaAGCACCTGCACGAGGTGGCGTGGACCGACGACTTCCGATACAAGCGGCCCGACGAGttcacggccgccgacaagaagaagattgcgcaggagaaggagaagggcATCGAGTACCGGCCCGTGCGGAGCAAGCAGGAGCGCGGCGTTGCGCTCAACGAGCAAAAGGCGAATGCCATTgccgacatggccgtcgtattggccggccagggcgccgGCAACAAGGTCATTGCGGACGAACCCGTGGACGGCGACAGGCCGCTGGTCGAGGTGTCGGTGAGCTGGGCCAACGATCAGGACAAGGAATTTGCAGAGTCATGGTCGGCAAACGTCACGCATGATCTGTTCGAGCAGCCGTCCTACTCATCGAATCTGGACGCGACACCACCGGTCGAAACCAAAGCAGCGTAA
- the HSP98 gene encoding Heat shock protein hsp98 (EggNog:ENOG503NXN8~COG:O), protein MTARMDFTDRAQKAVEDAMTLAEQYAHSQLLPVHLAVSLLDPPVDQSKDQQNGPAQPTVTLFRQVIERAHGDPQLFDRALKKSLVRLPSQDPPPEQVSLSPSFHGVLRKALELQKVQKDTYIGVDHLITALSEDGNIQTALREANIPKAKLVQDAVTAIRGTKRVDSKTADTDQENENLAKFTIDMTAMARDKKIDPVIGREEEIRRVVRILSRRTKNNPVLIGEPGVGKTTVVEGLAQRIVNRDVPDNLKHCKLLSLDVGALVAGSKYRGEFEERMKGVLKEIEDSKEMIVLFVDEIHLLMGAGSSGEGGMDAANLLKPMLARGQLHCIGATTLAEYRKYVEKDAAFERRFQQVMVKEPTIPETISILRGLKERYDRHHRVTILDSALVAAANLAARYLTSRRMPDSAIDLVDEAAAAVRVARESQPEIIDSLDRKHRQLMIEIAALEKEHDDASKTRLQQARKDAKNVEEELQPLREKYQNEIKRSEEIHQAKLKLDELEKRLEDASNMGQHAKAADLQYGAIPEQKAVIKELEARKVAADAALNASSGDNDGSMVTDIVTADHINEIVARWTGIPVTRLRTSEKEKLINMEKVLGRVVVGQKEAVQSVANAIRLQRSGLSNPNQPPSFLFCGPSGTGKTLLTKALAEFLFDDAKAMIRFDMSEYQERHALSRMIGAPPGYVGHDAGGQLTEALRRKPFSILLFDEVEKAAKEILTVLLQLMDDGRITDGQGRVVDAKNCIVVMTSNLGAEYLTRPGAREGRVDPSTKDLVMGALRNYFLPEFLNRINSVVIFNRLTRREIRKIVDIRIHEIQKRLEDNGRKVKIDVSEEAKDYLGNSGYSPAYGARPLSRLIEKEVLNRLAILILRNSIRDGEIARVELIDGKIAVLANHADSEGDEDMIDDDDDDAVDELVADTMDEDIYD, encoded by the coding sequence ATGACCGCACGCATGGATTTCACCGACCGGGCCCAGAAGGCCGTGGAGGATGCCATGACGCTGGCTGAGCAGTACGCTCACTCCCAGCTCCTCCCCGTCCACCTGGCCGTGTCGCTACTGGACCCCCCCGTCGACCAGTCCAAAGACCAGCAGAATGGTCCGGCACAGCCCACCGTCACTCTCTTCCGGCAAGTCATTGAGCGCGCCCACGGCGACCCCCAGCTCTTTGACAGAGCCCTCAAGAAGTCGCTGGTCCGCCTTCCCAGTCAAGATCCCCCGCCCGAGCAGGTCTCGCTTTCACCATCCTTCCACGGCGTCCTGCGAAAAGCCTTGGAGCTGCAAAAGGTTCAGAAGGACACCTACATTGGCGTCGACCACCTCATCACCGCCTTGTCCGAGGACGGCAACATTCAGACGGCTTTGAGAGAAGCCAACAtccccaaggccaagctcgtTCAAGATGCCGTCACGGCCATCCGAGGAACCAAGCGCGTCGATAGCAAgaccgccgacaccgaccaGGAAAACGAGAACCTGGCCAAGTTCACCATCGACATGACTGCCATGGCCAGAGACAAGAAGATCGACCCAGTCATTGGCCGAGAAGAGGAAATTCGCCGCGTCGTGCGGATTCTGTCTCGGCGAACCAAGAACAATCCCGTCCTCATTGGCGAGCCTGGTGTCGGCAAGACTACCGTCGTTGAAGGCCTTGCTCAACGAATAGTCAACCGCGACGTTCCCGACAACCTGAAGCACTGCAAGCTGCTCTCGCTTGATGTCGGCGCCCTTGTTGCCGGCAGCAAGTATCGCGGAGAGTTTGAAGAGCGCATGAAGGGCGTCTTGAAAGAGATTGAGGACTCCAAAGAAATGATTgtcctcttcgtcgacgagatCCACCTCCTCATGGGCGCTGGTTCGTCTGGTGAGGGCGGTATGGATGCCGCCAACCTGCTCAAGCCGATGCTTGCTCGCGGCCAGCTTCACTGCATTGGTGCGACCACCCTTGCCGAGTACCGCAAATACGTCGAGAAGGACGCCGCCTTTGAGCGTCGCTTCCAGCAAGTCATGGTCAAGGAGCCCACAATCCCCGAAACAATCTCAATCCTCCGCGGCCTCAAAGAGCGGTACGACCGACACCACCGCGTCACCATTCTCGATAGTGCGCTtgtggcggccgccaaccTGGCTGCGCGTTATCTCACATCTAGGCGGATGCCTGACTCTGCTATCGACTtggtcgacgaagccgccgccgccgtgcgagTTGCCCGAGAATCTCAACCAGAAATCATTGACTCTCTCGACCGCAAGCATCGGCAACTGATGATTGAGATCGCCGCTTTGGAAAAGGAACACGACGACGCGTCCAAGACTCGTCTGCAGCAGGCCAGGAAGGACGCCAAGAACGTTGAGGAAGAGCTCCAGCCACTTCGCGAGAAGTACCAAAACGAAATCAAGCGAAGCGAGGAGATCCACCAAGCCAAGCTCAAGCTCGACGAACTCGAGAAGCGACTTGAGGATGCCAGCAACATGGGCCAGCACGCGAAAGCTGCAGATCTCCAGTACGGCGCTATCCCGGAGCAAAAAGCTGTgatcaaggagctcgaggctcGCAAGgtcgctgccgacgccgctctCAACGCCAGCAGCGGTGACAACGACGGTTCCATGGTCACGGACATTGTTACCGCCGACCACATCAATGAGATTGTAGCTCGCTGGACCGGCATCCCCGTCACCCGGCTTCGCACTTCTGAGAAGGAGAAGTTGATCAACATGGAAAAGGTCCTCGGAAGAGTTGTCGTCGGCCAAAAGGAAGCAGTCCAGTCCGTGGCCAACGCCATCCGACTGCAGCGCTCTGGCCTGAGCAACCCCAACCAGCCTCCCAGCTTCCTCTTCTGCGGTCCGTCTGGAACAGGCAAGACGCTTCTCACCAAGGCCTTGGCGGAATTTCTGTTTGATGACGCTAAGGCCATGATTCGATTCGACATGTCCGAGTACCAAGAACGACACGCACTTAGCCGCATGATTGGTGCTCCTCCAGGCTACGTCGggcacgacgccggcggTCAGCTGACAGAAGCACTGAGGCGCAAGCCCTTCTCGATTCTCCTGTTTGACGAGGTTGAgaaggccgccaaggagaTTCTGACCGTGCTCCTGCAGCTCATGGACGACGGCAGAATCACCGATGGACAAGGCAGAGTCGTCGACGCAAAGAACTGCATTGTCGTCATGACGTCGAACCTGGGCGCCGAGTACCTCACTCGACCCGGAGCCAGGGAAGGCCGCGTCGACCCGTCGACGAAGGACCTCGTCATGGGCGCTCTGCGCAACTACTTCCTCCCCGAGTTCCTCAACAGAATCAACTCGGTGGTCATCTTCAACCGCCTGACGCGCAGGGAGATTCGCAAGATTGTCGACATTCGGATACACGAAATCCAGAAGCGGCTCGAGGACAACGGCAGAAAGGTCAAGATTGACGTCTCCGAGGAAGCCAAGGACTACCTCGGCAACTCGGGATACTCGCCCGCGTACGGCGCCCGTCCCCTGTCCCGCCTGATCGAGAAGGAGGTGCTCAATAGgctcgccatcctcatcctGCGGAACAGcatccgcgacggcgagattGCGCGGGTCGAGCTCATCGATGGCAAGATTGCCGTCTTGGCGAACCATGCTGAcagcgagggcgatgaggacATGattgatgacgatgacgacgacgcggtcgacgagctggtgGCAGACACCATGGATGAGGATATATACGATTAA
- a CDS encoding uncharacterized protein (COG:S~EggNog:ENOG503P0E6): MAPTPPSVDGAAAGSATPAAGSTPGNSDDRTRRNVACINCRNSKVRCRTSTVAGQPCQRCAKLGISCVVDKSHKRVTKRSKLELLEQELRSIKQVVNPAAGGQTTWTPPSPRATYSALPEQTSMAGAAAEAAPPSTGLPNGTAPGLRPLPQVSTPHSEPPATASSLGPSRHGSERRIKTGPTESRMLGSHVVSGDDVDWYFSKFLQCYHPFIPILRKKDPDECFEASPTLFWVVLYVACRRYPRDRAIFSALIDHVNKDIWQMISVPAMNLESIHALLFLCTWPLPNIRFVTDPSSMLASIATTSAKLLGCHTGRGSHPHFSVGMRQHFLSSDEEAASTWLACCLLSQRTTSSIGIFPPAIQSNDTQCRRVLESHVWTDLLAMYETQLFLNRFHSAMAAQIGANGGVPNTMVAMWETEFESLKPLLVRYDTDISRFCLLAAQLELQSHFFIPLPSQQQHNAAAAPPPSPSVKANTVRVFNTSRALIALSLDLESRTHFLTHAPQWALRSNVDAAAIIVATLTSAAAPQMDPAEADALAQRACGALLHCSVRDTDLPHRACIIMETFWSVRDLVPQIGPAPGSWPERLSAGVTYWCLERFKFGLRAAQSSTDRVNKALDMMQPRFNPNTTASAAGPSVAPHASAVAVSGTANGPVQAPTTNQGSADPFQEVDWSMFMDDFGWMGDDGVLLGLP; encoded by the exons ATGGCACCGACTCCACCATCGGTGGAcggtgcagctgctggatcagcgacgccggccgcaggCTCAACGCCTGGCAACAGTGATGACCGGACGAGGCGCAACGTCGCGTGCATCAACTGCCGCAACTCCAAG GTGCGCTGCAGGACGAGCACAGTCGCCGGCCAGCCGTGTCAGCGGTGCGCCAAGCTGGGCATCTCATGTGTCGTCGACAAATCTCACAAAAGAGTCACGAAGCGAAG caagctggagctgctcgagcaggagctgcgCAGCATCAAGCAGGTCGTCAAccccgctgccggcggccagACCACAtggacgccgcccagccctcgCGCGACGTACTCGGCGCTTCCCGAGCAGacgtccatggccggcgcagcagcagaagcagctccGCCGTCCACTGGCTTACCGAACGGCACCGCTCCCGGGCTGAGGCCGCTGCCTCAAGTCTCGACGCCGCACTCGGAGCCGCCAGCAACGGCAAGCAGCCTCGGCCCTTCACGGCACGGCTCCGAGAGGCGCATCAAGACCGGGCCGACCGAATCACGCATGCTCGGCAGCCATGTTGTCTCGGGTGATGACGTTGACTGGTACTTTTCTAA ATTCCTCCAGTGCTACCACCCTTTCATACCCATCCTTCGGAAAAAGGATCCCGACGAGTGCTTTGAGGCGAGCCCGACCCTCTTCTGGGTCGTCCTTTAcgtcgcctgccgccgctaccCGCGCGACCGCGCCATCTTCTCAGCCCTCATCGACCATGTCAACAAGGACATTTGGCAGATGATATCGGTTCCTGCCATGAACCTCGAATCCATCCACGCactcctcttcctctgcaCCTGGCCTCTACCCAATATCCGCTTTGTGACCGACCCTTCATCCATGTTGGCcagcatcgccaccacctcggccaAGCTCCTCGGTTGTCACACCGGCCGTGGCTCACATCCGCACTTCTCCGTCGGAATGAGACAACACTTTCTGTCAAGTGACGAAGAAGCCGCGTCGACATGGCTCGCATGCTGTCTGCTATCTCAAAG GACAACGTCGAGCATTGGCATCTTTCCCCCTGCCATACAAAGCAACGACACGCAATGCAGACGAGTGCTCGAATCCCACGTGTGGACGGACTTGCTCGCCATGTACGAGACGCAGCTCTTCCTCAATCGCTTCCACTCCGCTATGGCTGCTCAGATTGGTGCCAACGGAGGCGTCCCAAACACCATGGTGGCCATGTGGGAGACGGAATTTGAGTCTCTCAAGCCACTGCTCGTCCGCTACGACACTG ACATTTCCCGCTTCTGCCTCCTTGCGGCCCAACTCGAGCTTCAGAGCCACTTCTTCATCCCGCTGCCATCACAGCAGCAACacaatgccgccgccgcaccaccaccgtctccGTCTGTCAAGGCCAACACCGTCCGGGTCTTCAACACATCGCGCGCCCTCATCGCCCTGTCCCTCGACCTCGAATCCCGCACGCACTTCCTCACACACGCGCCGCAGTGGGCCCTGCGCAgcaacgtcgacgccgcggccatcatcgtcgccacgctgacctcggccgccgcgccgcagatGGACCCGGCAGAGgccgatgccctcgcccagcgcgcgtgcggcgctCTCCTGCACTGCTCGGTCCGCGATACGGACCTCCCCCACCGCGCGTGTATCATCATGGAGACGTTCTGGTCCGTCCGGGACCTCGTGCCCCAGATCGGCCCCGCCCCCGGCTCGTGGCCCGAACGCCtcagcgccggcgtcacGTATTGGTGCCTCGAGCGCTTCAAGTTtggcctccgcgccgcccagagcAGCACCGATAGGGTCAACAAGGCTCTCGACATGATGC AGCCTCGATTTAATCCTAATACTACTGCTTCAGCCGCCGGACCGTCAGTCGCGCCCCACGCAAGCGCTGTCGCCGTGTCGGGTACCGCAAACGGTCCCGTCCAAGCGCCTACTACTAATCAGGGCTCCGCGGATCCCTTCCAAGAGGTCGACTGGTCCATGTTCATGGACGACTTTGGCTGGATGGGTGATGACGGCGTGCTTTTAGGTTTGCCCTAA
- the PBN1 gene encoding protease B nonderepressible form (COG:S~EggNog:ENOG503NU5X~TransMembrane:1 (o450-469i)): MRERVTFLQGPSADVDPAALQIEAAGLLGPSAEAIRQDRFSLSLDELPRDLATLLGAFDELHLKWASPVAYETLDPFGSRISPGLHVLYTTAENDGVKATKLCSALQAFGSLDCTKPEAFTVTTTEPGSDKKSSYFYQELNDLSAFVASSVGTLCSSSDATCESRLRNLRTASSLDISYESGSQTLKVTPLWPLERREIAVPRSSGRTEVGIFAQDTPHKAEMHELGVAGLLSVLGEKKDPSATVFSFPSRHRTSDSHFSCEFLEPAGLHPTLQLKLSSAKLPLDDAGCAPYAYFTLPKTIFADRYQYEDSLFLASKNLTASRYTSFPVDLEAPAYTTTTWGSSVLLELAPPASGQPGDWTAEVPLHLRYLKPSASGRVPVEVPYPAVFWACDMAGEVDFPTNPFDRRQLGYDGLFSSQTSFWHVAPKPVSGNRITSALYVPVLRDEGAAWIRLGTTVAVGLGFAWVLWKLLGVYRVAGYGSVAAEAARKDKKTR; the protein is encoded by the exons ATGCGAGAGCGAGTCACCTTTCTCCAGGGACCCAGCGCGGACGTTGATCCCGCGGCGCTGCAAATTGAGGCAGCAGGGCTCCTAGGTCCGTCGGCAGAGGCCATACGCCAAGACCGATTCTCCCTTTCCCTGGACGAACTGCCGCGGGATCTCGCAACCCTGCTCGGGGCCTTCGATGAGCTGCACCTGAAATGGGCCAGCCCCGTTGCATACGAGACTCTTGATCCGTTTGGCTCGAGAATATCGCCAGGTCTTCATGTCCTCTACACCACAGCCGAGAACGATGGGGTCAAAGC GACGAAGCTGTGCTCTGCCCTGCAAGCATTCGGTTCGTTGGACTGCACGAAGCCAGAG GCCTTTACTGTCACGACAACTGAACCGGGATCTGACAAAAAGTCATCGTACTTTTATCAAGAGCTTAACGATCTATCTGCTTTCGTTGCGTCCAGCGTTGGGACACTATGCTCATCGTCGGACGCCACGTGCGAGTCCCGATTGCGCAACTTGCGCACGGCTTCCAGTCTCGACATCTCGTATGAGTCTGGCTCGCAAACTCTCAAAGTGACGCCATTGTGGCCCCTCGAGCGACGTGAGATTGCCGTGCCCCGTTCATCAGGGAGAACAGAAGTGGGCATATTCGCCCAGGACACTCCACACAAAGCTGAGATGCACGAGCTTGGTGTAGCCGGCCTGCTCAGCGTTCTTGGCGAGAAAAAGGACCCGTCTGCTACCGTGTTCTCGTTCCCCTCTCGCCACAGAACGAGCGACTCTCATTTCAGCTGCGAGTTTCTCGAGCCAGCAGGCCTGCACCCGACCTTGCAGCTCAAGCTCAGTTCCGCCAAGCTACCACTTGACGACGCTGGGTGTGCCCCGTACGCCTACTTCACCCTGCCCAAGACCATCTTCGCCGACCGGTACCAGTACGAAGACAGCCTCTTTTTGGCCTCAAAGAACTTGACGGCCTCTCGCTACACGAGCTTTCCCGTGGATCTGGAGGCGCCTGCGTATACCACGACAACCTGGGGCTCCAGtgtgctcctcgagctggcgcCACCCGCGTCGGGTCAGCCGGGGGATTGGACGGCCGAGGTGCCGCTCCATCTTCGCTACCTCAAGCCCTCTGCAAGCGGGAGAGTTCCAGTCGAAGTTCCGTACCCGGCCGTATTCTGGGCATGCGACATGGCAGGCGAGGTGGACTTTCCGACCAACCCGTTCGATCGGCGTCAACTAGGATACGACGGCTTGTTCAGTTCTCAGACAAGCTTTTGGCACGTCGCGCCGAAGCCCGTCAGCGGCAACCGCATCACGAGTGCCTTGTATGTCCCGGTGCTCagggacgagggcgcggcgtggaTTCGACTGGGAACAACCGTTGCCGTCGGGCTCGGGTTTGCATGGGTGCTGTGGAAACTGCTTGGTGTTTACAGGGTCGCAGGCTACGGCAGCGTGGCTGCTGAAGCTGCGcgcaaggacaagaagacgAGGTGA